One genomic segment of Alosa sapidissima isolate fAloSap1 chromosome 13, fAloSap1.pri, whole genome shotgun sequence includes these proteins:
- the LOC121679953 gene encoding E3 ubiquitin-protein ligase MARCHF3-like, whose protein sequence is MTTSRCSQLPEVLPERSASSPLSDRADGRDPEPMSSVDCGLEPALPGKAMEDESCPTGDGEKAHYYMQVSAKDGQLLSNVVGALSKQSVLAERPMCRICHEGGAQEELLSPCECAGTLATIHRSCLEHWLSASSTSFCELCHFQFSVQRKARPLLEWVRNPGLRQEKRTLFGDMVCFLLITPLATISGWLCLRGAVDHLHFSSRLEAVGLIALTVALFTIYLFWTLVSLRYHCRLYNEWRQTNQRVVLLLPKSHGESSVNPSLPGPPRVKRPSKETIV, encoded by the exons ATGACAACCAGCCGCTGCAGCCAGCTACCCGAAGTGCTGCCGGAGCGCTCGGCCTCGTCTCCCCTGAGCGACCGCGCTGACGGGCGCGACCCTGAGCCAATGAGCAGCGTGGACTGCGGTCTGGAGCCCGCCCTCCCAGGGAAGGCCATGGAAGACGAGAGCTGCCCGACGGGTGACGGGGAGAAGGCGCACTACTACATGCAAGTGTCCGCCAAAGATGGGCAGCTTCTCTCCAACGTGGTCGGAGCACTATCCAAACAAAG tgTGCTGGCGGAGCGGCCCATGTGTCGTATCTGCCATGAGGGTGGGGCTCAGGAGGAGCTGCTGTCCCCGTGCGAGTGTGCCGGCACGCTGGCCACCATCCACCGCAGCTGCCTGGAGCACTGGCTCTCCGCCTCCAGCACCAGCTTCTGCGAGCTCTGCCACTTCCAGTTCAGTGTACAGCGCAAGGCGCGGCCACTGCTAGAG TGGGTGCGTAACCCGGGCCTGCGGCAGGAGAAGCGCACGCTCTTCGGGGACATGGTGTGCTTCCTGCTCATCACGCCGCTGGCCACGATCTCGGGCTGGCTGTGCCTGCGCGGCGCCGTCGACCACCTCCACTTCTCCAGCCGCTTGGAGGCCGTGGGCCTGATCGCCCTCACCGTCGCCCTCTTCACCATTTACCTCTTCTGGACGCTG GTGTCTCTCAGGTATCACTGTCGGCTGTACAATGAGTGGCGGCAGACCAATCAGAGAGTGGTTCTCCTACTGCCCAAGTCTCACGGCGAATCGTCGGTTAACCCATCGCTGCCCGGCCCGCCCCGAGTCAAACGGCCCTCGAAAGAGACAATAGTCTGA